Proteins encoded together in one Juglans regia cultivar Chandler chromosome 9, Walnut 2.0, whole genome shotgun sequence window:
- the LOC108993770 gene encoding uncharacterized protein At4g10930 isoform X2 has translation MEVDLDTRGISEEDTFEVDDDIITNIDNSNFEGEGCGICMDVVIDRGVLDCCQHWFCFACIDNWATITNLCPLCQNEFQLITCVPVYDTIGSNKVDEDSFSRDDDWCIEEKNNMLSFPSYYIDENAVICLDGDGCKIRSGSVTIEGDSNLDTSIACDSCDIWYHAFCVGFDSEATSESTWLCPRCVPQESGVVLTQRPNNERGPEDANCESFVEDAFAGKVSISVADAGETAVVISMVGENQWTGEPNESFLSTVKVEQDLKTETVISSSDAISHKVETPSMEKTIIQPIFEAKELELSLSHDPSFSLTSNSLVISELKTSSAVKAMKEQSSFHGIENTSRKLTSESCIGNRQSEDESTIGLHLGLSVGAFLSVDDIKNDRIGDQVTEDVQQQIPSEKSLAKDANENAAMVGVKRKYIYCSEHESTSVDGNPKPKIVTEVSRKKIKAEGRIEQVPTEENGDASVLDNSKSFPTPMVVPKDERLKHHQDEDDIASDIMSIVQGRNHRLSKEIACPNPPDKSSIERENMAGLRVKKIMRRASEDKESSMAVQKLRREIREAVREKSAKDFGESLFDPKLLAAFRAAVAVPKTEPVKKLAPSAVKSKKSMLQKGKVRENLTKKIYGASNGRRKRAWDRDCEVEFWKHRCMRATKPEKIETLKSVLGLLRKSADNSDQGSESQATNPILSRLYLADTSVFPRKDNLKPLSALKAVGSSEQNKEQPTSADTCSKASLDSSTKCTESNKIVSKARVSSFGITESKNNAPTSKSDVASAPSKVTLSTRPAGSSISAPCDSKGSSTQKQQLVKSDGVKSDKRKWALEVLARKTAVASRNTSNELQEDNAVLRRNYPLLAQLPAEMRPVLAPSHHNKIPLSVRQTQLHRLTEYFLRKANLSVIRRTAETEFAVADAVNIEKEVADRSNSKIVYLNLCSQEMLHHSDNSKSSIATEALTSPSAEVPIKESDQATNQISTDPVILDALRSAGLVSDSPPNSPQSEKEVLNKDDPSIREEGPDDVFDMDSCPELDIYGDFEYELDDEDYIGSSTTKVSKLPPEESASKMKVVFSTLNSEKLNSGTDINDHGKPGNFEAPKDSTLPQKHSDAGISTTMEGETDNSCVPPEPFSSENGEELSIVECEELYGPDKEPLMKKFPEVASRKIYGQVDEVAENKDAVENENNMSNKVVNAENMFVATVGPNSSGGEHSPNQFQTGKNVEIMEKECSTETSKRPDSFNHVFKKVRRLQAYQSYHLSLGGSLHQRTHQATVQKWRDND, from the exons ATGGAGGTGGATTTGGATACAAGAGGCATTTCAGAAGAAGATACCTTTGAAGTTGATGATGATATTATCACTAATATT GATAATTCCAATTTTGAAGGTGAAGGGTGTGGGATATGCATGGATGTTGTCATTGATAGGGGAGTTCTAGACTGCTGCCAGCACTG GTTTTGTTTTGCATGCATTGACAACTGGGCTACCATCACAAACCTTTGTCCGCTTTGCCAGAATGAATTTCAATTGATCACATGCGTCCCG GTATATGATACTATTGGTAGCAACAAAGTTGATGAGGACTCATTTTCCAG AGATGATGATTGGTGCATTGAAGAGAAGAATAATATGCTCTCTTTTCCGTCGTATTATATTGatgaaaat GCAGTTATTTGCTTGGATGGAGATGGCTGCAAAATTCGAAGTGGATCAGTGACTATTGAGGGAGATTCCAATCTTGATACATCAATTGCTTGTGATTCATGTGATATTTG GTATCATGCTTTTTGTGTCGGATTTGATTCTGAAGCCACATCTGAGAGTACCTGGTTATGCCCAAG ATGTGTGCCACAAGAATCAGGAGTGGTTTTGACTCAGAGACCTAACAATGAGCGTGGCCCAGAAGATGCTAATTGTGAAAGTTTTGTTGAGGATGCTTTTGCTGGAAAGGTGTCCATTTCTGTTGCTGATGCTGGAGAGACAGCTGTTGTGATCTCAATGGTTGGTGAAAATCAGTGGACTGGAGAACCAAATGAGAGCTTTCTGTCAACTGTCAAAGTCGAACAGGACTTGAAAACTGAAACAGTTATATCGTCTTCTGATGCCATTAGTCATAAGGTGGAAACGCCATCGATGGAGAAGACTATCATTCAACCAATCTTTGAGGCGAAGGAGCTGGAACTGTCCTTATCACACGATCCATCCTTCAGTTTGACTTCTAATTCCTTGGTGATTAGTGAGTTGAAGACAAGTTCTGCTGTCAAAGCAATGAAGGAACAAAGTAGCTTTCATGGCATTGAAAATACTTCAAGAAAGCTGACTAGTGAATCCTGTATTGGAAACAGGCAGTCTGAAGATGAATCGACTATAGGCCTTCATCTTGGATTATCTGTAGGCGCTTTTTTGTCTG TTGATGACATAAAGAATGATCGAATTGGAGATCAAGTCACTGAAGATGTCCAGCAGCAAATCCCTTCAGAAAAATCTTTGGCAAAAG ATGCTAATGAGAATGCTGCCATGGTTGGTGTAAAGAGAAAGTATATTTATTGCAG TGAGCACGAGTCTACTAGTGTTGATGGAAATCCCAAACCAAAGATTGTGACTGAAGTttctagaaagaaaattaaagctGAAGGGAGGATTGAGCAGGTGCCTACAGAGGAGAACGGCGATGCTTCTGTGCTGGATAATTCTAAGAGCTTCCCAACCCCAATGGTAGTTCCCAAAGATGAAAGGTTGAAACATCATCAAGATGAGGATGATATTGCTTCTGATATAATGAGCATAGTTCAAGGGAGAAACCATAGACTTTCCAAGGAGATTGCATGCCCAAATCCTCCTGATAAATCATCGATAGAGCGAGAAAACATGGCTGGCTTGCGAGTAAAAAAGATAATGAGGAGAGCTTCTGAAGACAAGGAGTCATCCATGGCGGTTCAAAAACTAAGGAGAGAAATAAGAGAAGCTGTTCGTGAAAAATCTGCGAAAGATTTTGGGGAAAGCCTTTTTGATCCAAAGCTTCTTGCTGCTTTTAGGGCTGCTGTAGCAGTACCTAAAACTGAACCTGTTAAGAAGTTGGCACCTTCAGCAGTAAAGTCCAAGAAGTCAATGCTACAGAAGGGAAAAGTGCGGGAAAATCTAACAAAGAAAATTTATGGAGCATCCAATGGAAGACGAAAACGTGCATGGGATAGGGACTGTGAAGTTGAGTTTTGGAAGCATCGCTGCATGAGAGCTACAAAGCCTGAAAAGATCGAGACTTTGAAGTCAGTTCTTGGCCTCCTAAGAAAGAGTGCGGATAACTCAGATCAGGGGTCTGAATCACAGGCCACAAATCCAATTCTTTCCAGGTTGTATTTAGCTGATACATCCGTATTCCCTAGAAAGGATAACCTCAAGCCTCTTTCAGCTCTTAAAGCTGTTGGTAGTTCAGAGCAGAATAAAGAACAGCCCACTTCTGCAGACACCTGTTCAAAGGCATCTCTTGATAGTAGTACTAAATGCACAGAATCAAACAAAATTGTGTCAAAGGCCAGGGTTTCTTCATTTGGAATTACAGAAAGTAAGAATAATGCCCCAACTTCAAAGAGCGATGTTGCTTCTGCTCCTAGTAAAGTAACTTTAAGCACACGCCCAGCAGGGTCATCCATTTCTGCACCATGTGATTCTAAAGGTAGTAGTACTCAGAAGCAGCAGCTTGTTAAATCTGATGGTGTAAAGAGTGACAAAAGAAAATGGGCCCTGGAGGTCCTTGCTAGGAAAACAGCTGTAGCAAGCAGGAACACCAGCAATGAATTACAGGAAGACAATGCAGTGCTTAGACGAAATTATCCCTTACTA GCTCAATTACCAGCCGAAATGAGACCAGTACTGGCACCTAGTCACCATAATAAAATCCCCTTATCCGTGAGGCAG aCACAACTTCACCGACTCACAGAGTACTTCTTGAGGAAGGCAAATTTGTCGGTTATTCGCAGAACTGCAGAAACAGAATTTGCAGTTGCAGATGCAGTTAATATTGAAAAGGAGGTTGCCGATAGGTCAAACAGCAAAATAGTATACCTGAATTTATGTTCCCAGGAGATGTTGCATCATTCAGATAACAGCAAGTCCAGTATAGCCACAGAAGCATTAACTTCGCCCTCAGCTGAGGTTCCCATCAAAGAATCGGACCAAGCTACCAATCAAATTTCAACTGATCCTGTAATCTTAGATGCACTGAGAAGTGCAGGCCTTGTGTCGGATTCTCCTCCAAACAGTCCACAATCAGAGAAGGAAGTCCTCAATAAAGATGACCCCTCAATAAGGGAGGAAGGGCCAGATGATGTATTTGATATGGATTCTTGTCCAGAACTGGATATTTATGGGGATTTTGAGTATGAATTGGATGATGAAGACTACATTGGTTCCAGTACAACAAAAGTCTCTAAGCTACCACCAGAAGAAAGTGCTTCAAAAATGAAAGTGGTTTTCTCTACTCTGAACTCTGAAAAGTTGAATAGTGGTACAGATATTAACGATCATGGAAAACCAGGGAATTTTGAAGCACCAAAGGACTCTACCCTGCCCCAGAAACATAGTGATGCGGGCATCAGCACTACCATGGAGGGCGAGACTGACAATTCTTGTGTTCCTCCAGAACCCTTTTCGAGTGAAAACGGTGAAGAACTTTCAATTGTAGAATGTGAAGAGTTATATGGCCCAGACAAAGAACCCCTCATGAAAAAATTTCCAGAAGTGGCATCAAGAAAGATATATGGACAGGTTGATGAAGTAGCCGAAAACAAAGATGCtgtagaaaatgaaaataacatgTCAAATAAGGTGGTAAATGCAGAGAACATGTTTGTTGCAACTGTTGGTCCCAACTCCTCTGGTGGGGAACATTCACCCAACCAATTTCAAACTGGGAAAAATGTCGAAATCATGGAGAAGGAATGTAGCACTGAGACTAGCAAGCGGCCTGATAGCTTCAATCATGTATTCAAGAAGGTAAGAAG ACTTCAAGCTTATCAGTCATACCATCTCTCTCTAGGTGGAAGCCTACATCAAAGAACACATCAGGCCACTGTGCAAAAGTGGCGTGATAACGACTGA
- the LOC108993770 gene encoding uncharacterized protein At4g10930 isoform X3 has translation MEVDLDTRGISEEDTFEVDDDIITNIDNSNFEGEGCGICMDVVIDRGVLDCCQHWFCFACIDNWATITNLCPLCQNEFQLITCVPVYDTIGSNKVDEDSFSRDDDWCIEEKNNMLSFPSYYIDENAVICLDGDGCKIRSGSVTIEGDSNLDTSIACDSCDIWYHAFCVGFDSEATSESTWLCPRCVPQESGVVLTQRPNNERGPEDANCESFVEDAFAGKVSISVADAGETAVVISMVGENQWTGEPNESFLSTVKVEQDLKTETVISSSDAISHKVETPSMEKTIIQPIFEAKELELSLSHDPSFSLTSNSLVISELKTSSAVKAMKEQSSFHGIENTSRKLTSESCIGNRQSEDESTIGLHLGLSVGAFLSVDDIKNDRIGDQVTEDVQQQIPSEKSLAKDANENAAMVGVKRKYIYCSEHESTSVDGNPKPKIVTEVSRKKIKAEGRIEQVPTEENGDASVLDNSKSFPTPMVVPKDERLKHHQDEDDIASDIMSIVQGRNHRLSKEIACPNPPDKSSIERENMAGLRVKKIMRRASEDKESSMAVQKLRREIREAVREKSAKDFGESLFDPKLLAAFRAAVAVPKTEPVKKLAPSAVKSKKSMLQKGKVRENLTKKIYGASNGRRKRAWDRDCEVEFWKHRCMRATKPEKIETLKSVLGLLRKSADNSDQGSESQATNPILSRLYLADTSVFPRKDNLKPLSALKAVGSSEQNKEQPTSADTCSKASLDSSTKCTESNKIVSKARVSSFGITESKNNAPTSKSDVASAPSKVTLSTRPAGSSISAPCDSKGSSTQKQQLVKSDGVKSDKRKWALEVLARKTAVASRNTSNELQEDNAVLRRNYPLLAQLPAEMRPVLAPSHHNKIPLSVRQTQLHRLTEYFLRKANLSVIRRTAETEFAVADAVNIEKEVADRSNSKIVYLNLCSQEMLHHSDNSKSSIATEALTSPSAEVPIKESDQATNQISTDPVILDALRSAGLVSDSPPNSPQSEKEVLNKDDPSIREEGPDDVFDMDSCPELDIYGDFEYELDDEDYIGSSTTKVSKLPPEESASKMKVVFSTLNSEKLNSGTDINDHGKPGNFEAPKDSTLPQKHSDAGISTTMEGETDNSCVPPEPFSSENGEELSIVECEELYGPDKEPLMKKFPEVASRKIYGQVDEVAENKDAVENENNMSNKVVNAENMFVATVGPNSSGGEHSPNQFQTGKNVEIMEKECSTETSKRPDSFNHVFKKTSSLSVIPSLSRWKPTSKNTSGHCAKVA, from the exons ATGGAGGTGGATTTGGATACAAGAGGCATTTCAGAAGAAGATACCTTTGAAGTTGATGATGATATTATCACTAATATT GATAATTCCAATTTTGAAGGTGAAGGGTGTGGGATATGCATGGATGTTGTCATTGATAGGGGAGTTCTAGACTGCTGCCAGCACTG GTTTTGTTTTGCATGCATTGACAACTGGGCTACCATCACAAACCTTTGTCCGCTTTGCCAGAATGAATTTCAATTGATCACATGCGTCCCG GTATATGATACTATTGGTAGCAACAAAGTTGATGAGGACTCATTTTCCAG AGATGATGATTGGTGCATTGAAGAGAAGAATAATATGCTCTCTTTTCCGTCGTATTATATTGatgaaaat GCAGTTATTTGCTTGGATGGAGATGGCTGCAAAATTCGAAGTGGATCAGTGACTATTGAGGGAGATTCCAATCTTGATACATCAATTGCTTGTGATTCATGTGATATTTG GTATCATGCTTTTTGTGTCGGATTTGATTCTGAAGCCACATCTGAGAGTACCTGGTTATGCCCAAG ATGTGTGCCACAAGAATCAGGAGTGGTTTTGACTCAGAGACCTAACAATGAGCGTGGCCCAGAAGATGCTAATTGTGAAAGTTTTGTTGAGGATGCTTTTGCTGGAAAGGTGTCCATTTCTGTTGCTGATGCTGGAGAGACAGCTGTTGTGATCTCAATGGTTGGTGAAAATCAGTGGACTGGAGAACCAAATGAGAGCTTTCTGTCAACTGTCAAAGTCGAACAGGACTTGAAAACTGAAACAGTTATATCGTCTTCTGATGCCATTAGTCATAAGGTGGAAACGCCATCGATGGAGAAGACTATCATTCAACCAATCTTTGAGGCGAAGGAGCTGGAACTGTCCTTATCACACGATCCATCCTTCAGTTTGACTTCTAATTCCTTGGTGATTAGTGAGTTGAAGACAAGTTCTGCTGTCAAAGCAATGAAGGAACAAAGTAGCTTTCATGGCATTGAAAATACTTCAAGAAAGCTGACTAGTGAATCCTGTATTGGAAACAGGCAGTCTGAAGATGAATCGACTATAGGCCTTCATCTTGGATTATCTGTAGGCGCTTTTTTGTCTG TTGATGACATAAAGAATGATCGAATTGGAGATCAAGTCACTGAAGATGTCCAGCAGCAAATCCCTTCAGAAAAATCTTTGGCAAAAG ATGCTAATGAGAATGCTGCCATGGTTGGTGTAAAGAGAAAGTATATTTATTGCAG TGAGCACGAGTCTACTAGTGTTGATGGAAATCCCAAACCAAAGATTGTGACTGAAGTttctagaaagaaaattaaagctGAAGGGAGGATTGAGCAGGTGCCTACAGAGGAGAACGGCGATGCTTCTGTGCTGGATAATTCTAAGAGCTTCCCAACCCCAATGGTAGTTCCCAAAGATGAAAGGTTGAAACATCATCAAGATGAGGATGATATTGCTTCTGATATAATGAGCATAGTTCAAGGGAGAAACCATAGACTTTCCAAGGAGATTGCATGCCCAAATCCTCCTGATAAATCATCGATAGAGCGAGAAAACATGGCTGGCTTGCGAGTAAAAAAGATAATGAGGAGAGCTTCTGAAGACAAGGAGTCATCCATGGCGGTTCAAAAACTAAGGAGAGAAATAAGAGAAGCTGTTCGTGAAAAATCTGCGAAAGATTTTGGGGAAAGCCTTTTTGATCCAAAGCTTCTTGCTGCTTTTAGGGCTGCTGTAGCAGTACCTAAAACTGAACCTGTTAAGAAGTTGGCACCTTCAGCAGTAAAGTCCAAGAAGTCAATGCTACAGAAGGGAAAAGTGCGGGAAAATCTAACAAAGAAAATTTATGGAGCATCCAATGGAAGACGAAAACGTGCATGGGATAGGGACTGTGAAGTTGAGTTTTGGAAGCATCGCTGCATGAGAGCTACAAAGCCTGAAAAGATCGAGACTTTGAAGTCAGTTCTTGGCCTCCTAAGAAAGAGTGCGGATAACTCAGATCAGGGGTCTGAATCACAGGCCACAAATCCAATTCTTTCCAGGTTGTATTTAGCTGATACATCCGTATTCCCTAGAAAGGATAACCTCAAGCCTCTTTCAGCTCTTAAAGCTGTTGGTAGTTCAGAGCAGAATAAAGAACAGCCCACTTCTGCAGACACCTGTTCAAAGGCATCTCTTGATAGTAGTACTAAATGCACAGAATCAAACAAAATTGTGTCAAAGGCCAGGGTTTCTTCATTTGGAATTACAGAAAGTAAGAATAATGCCCCAACTTCAAAGAGCGATGTTGCTTCTGCTCCTAGTAAAGTAACTTTAAGCACACGCCCAGCAGGGTCATCCATTTCTGCACCATGTGATTCTAAAGGTAGTAGTACTCAGAAGCAGCAGCTTGTTAAATCTGATGGTGTAAAGAGTGACAAAAGAAAATGGGCCCTGGAGGTCCTTGCTAGGAAAACAGCTGTAGCAAGCAGGAACACCAGCAATGAATTACAGGAAGACAATGCAGTGCTTAGACGAAATTATCCCTTACTA GCTCAATTACCAGCCGAAATGAGACCAGTACTGGCACCTAGTCACCATAATAAAATCCCCTTATCCGTGAGGCAG aCACAACTTCACCGACTCACAGAGTACTTCTTGAGGAAGGCAAATTTGTCGGTTATTCGCAGAACTGCAGAAACAGAATTTGCAGTTGCAGATGCAGTTAATATTGAAAAGGAGGTTGCCGATAGGTCAAACAGCAAAATAGTATACCTGAATTTATGTTCCCAGGAGATGTTGCATCATTCAGATAACAGCAAGTCCAGTATAGCCACAGAAGCATTAACTTCGCCCTCAGCTGAGGTTCCCATCAAAGAATCGGACCAAGCTACCAATCAAATTTCAACTGATCCTGTAATCTTAGATGCACTGAGAAGTGCAGGCCTTGTGTCGGATTCTCCTCCAAACAGTCCACAATCAGAGAAGGAAGTCCTCAATAAAGATGACCCCTCAATAAGGGAGGAAGGGCCAGATGATGTATTTGATATGGATTCTTGTCCAGAACTGGATATTTATGGGGATTTTGAGTATGAATTGGATGATGAAGACTACATTGGTTCCAGTACAACAAAAGTCTCTAAGCTACCACCAGAAGAAAGTGCTTCAAAAATGAAAGTGGTTTTCTCTACTCTGAACTCTGAAAAGTTGAATAGTGGTACAGATATTAACGATCATGGAAAACCAGGGAATTTTGAAGCACCAAAGGACTCTACCCTGCCCCAGAAACATAGTGATGCGGGCATCAGCACTACCATGGAGGGCGAGACTGACAATTCTTGTGTTCCTCCAGAACCCTTTTCGAGTGAAAACGGTGAAGAACTTTCAATTGTAGAATGTGAAGAGTTATATGGCCCAGACAAAGAACCCCTCATGAAAAAATTTCCAGAAGTGGCATCAAGAAAGATATATGGACAGGTTGATGAAGTAGCCGAAAACAAAGATGCtgtagaaaatgaaaataacatgTCAAATAAGGTGGTAAATGCAGAGAACATGTTTGTTGCAACTGTTGGTCCCAACTCCTCTGGTGGGGAACATTCACCCAACCAATTTCAAACTGGGAAAAATGTCGAAATCATGGAGAAGGAATGTAGCACTGAGACTAGCAAGCGGCCTGATAGCTTCAATCATGTATTCAAGAAG ACTTCAAGCTTATCAGTCATACCATCTCTCTCTAGGTGGAAGCCTACATCAAAGAACACATCAGGCCACTGTGCAAAAGTGGCGTGA